The proteins below are encoded in one region of Pangasianodon hypophthalmus isolate fPanHyp1 chromosome 6, fPanHyp1.pri, whole genome shotgun sequence:
- the LOC128317023 gene encoding uncharacterized protein LOC128317023 — protein sequence MLYLIICWIESSTECKQRSSKPLTKQTAFQSSLMGGRMSGDKELSTTLSPPHNQYSIRAQTQKDNRHTGPYIADELKAVINDLGPEKVFALVTDNAANMKVAWAHVEETYPHITSIGCAAHALNLLLKDIMTLNTMNTLYKTAKQVVKYVKGKQVASAIYLSKQKEKNKNTTLKLPSITRWGGVVIMYDSLLEGKESLQEMAISQTAAIESAIKRILLDDVFWERVTSSLRILKPIAAAIAKIEGENAVLSDVKCLFADLREEIQTVLPTSLLLQAKETAVVKLMGKCQEFCMKPVHAAAYMLDPKYEKSILSVEEISSAYSVITAMSHHLGLDESKVLGSLAKYRTKQGLWEWDGIWQSCQHISACTWWKGLCGSEALAPVALYDPSNPTNISRL from the coding sequence ATGCTTTATCTAATCATTTGCTGGATAGAGAGTTCCACAGAGTGCAAGCAAAGGTCAAGCAAACCATTGACAAAGCAGACTGCATTTCAATCATCTCTGATGGGTGGCCGTATGTCCGGGGACAAGGAATTATCAACTACATTGTCACCACCCCACAACCAGTATTCTATAAGAGCACAGACACAAAAGGacaacagacacacaggccCCTACATTGCTGATGAGCTGAAAGCAGTCATCAATGACCTTGGACCTGAGAAGGTTTTTGCACTTGTAACTGACAATGCTGCGAATATGAAGGTTGCCTGGGCACACGTGGAGGAGACCTACCCACACATAACATCAATTGGCTGTGCTGCTCATGCTCTTAATCTTCTACTTAAGGACATCATGACACTGAATACAATGAACACACTGTACAAGACAGCGAAGCAAGTAGTGAAATATGTGAAGGGCAAACAGGTAGCTTCAGCAATCTACCTCTctaagcaaaaagaaaaaaacaagaacaccACACTGAAGCTCCCCAGCATCACTCGATGGGGTGGGGTTGTCATCATGTATGACAGTCTGCTAGAGGGGAAGGAGTCTTTGCAAGAGATGGCCATATCCCAGACTGCAGCCATTGAAAGTGCCATCAAGAGAATCCTGTTGGATGATGTGTTCTGGGAAAGAGTGACTAGCAGCCTGAGAATCCTCAAACCAATAGCAGCAGCTATTGCCAAGATAGAAGGTGAAAATGCAGTCTTGTCAGATGTTAAATGTCTCTTTGCTGACCTCAGAGAAGAAATACAAACTGTCCTGCCCACTTCCCTGTTGCTGCAAGCAAAGGAAACTGCAGTGGTCAAATTGATGGGGAAGTGCCAAGAGTTCTGCATGAAGCCAGTACACGCAGCAGCATACATGCTGGACCCAAAGTATGAGAAAAGCATACTCTCTGTTGAAGAGATCAGCAGTGCTTACAGTGTTATTACTGCCATGTCTCACCATCTGGGTCTTGATGAAAGCAAAGTTCTTGGCAGTCTGGCAAAGTACCGCACCAAGCAAGGCCTTTGGGAATGGGATGGGATATGGCAGTCGTGCCAGCACATATCTGCATGTACCTGGTGGAAAGGACTTTGTGGATCTGAGGCTCTTGCACCTGTAGCCCTTTATGATCCTTCAAATCCCACCAACATCAGCCGCCTCTGA